Genomic DNA from Cucurbita pepo subsp. pepo cultivar mu-cu-16 chromosome LG13, ASM280686v2, whole genome shotgun sequence:
GCAACCAGGTACATAAAGCTGaatcaaaaaggaaaatactTGAGATGTTCTGTTTTAAGGTTGTAATTTGATGCACCCCACAACAGTATTGATATTGTCTAATTTGAACCTAAACTTTcatagttttgctttgggtttctccaaaaggtctcgtataACATGGTACTAGagtcataccctaaacttagtcatgtcaatagaatactcaaatgtcgaacaaagaattgtgagcatTGAATGTGTAGTCAGTACTTAAGGATAAATCATAAGTCAGGTGCGAAGCAAAACCGAAAGTACTTTtcgacaaatacaagaagatgattggcACGACAGATGATAGAAGTATTTAAGTTTATGTGGGAGTTTTGTTggaagtaaaattaaatgaaaagaaggaaggaggtagtttctatttttagttaatgtgagttttaaaattgagtcAAAAGTCAAAACATTTATTGGTAAGCAGTAGTGGTTTTATGGGTCAGTAAACGTGTGATTCTAATgcccattttttgttttagaaaaattatgaattctatttgtttctcatttgAATGGTAGAGAGCAAGAGCAGAGTAAGAGTTAAGAGTACACGGTCATAGAAAAGGGTTTTTcagaatttcttttgtcttcttgtctctcccctctcgacatctccttcacaacNTATTTTTAGTTCATGtgagttttaaaattgagtcaaaagtcaaaacatttatttgtAAGCGGTAGTGGTTTTATGGGTTAGAAAACCTGTGATTCTAATgcccattttttgttttagaaaaattataaatactatTTGTTTCTCATTGGAATGGTAGAGAGCAAGAGCAGAGTAAGAGTTAAAAGTACACGGTAATAGAAAAGGGTTTTTcagaatttcttttgtcttctaCTCTCTcctcgacatctccttcataACCtcgtgagtgttattttaacaagttAGTTTCAAAGCGAgcatttatttctataaattgtgagtgttattttaacaagttAGTTTGAGAGCGAGCATTGATTTCTACAAATTAGTATCTAAGCggattgttattttctacaaattggtaccggaatgaattttatttcaacagaAACTCCAAAAGAATTGACATGGTTGAGGATACCATATttgtatttcatattttcatataatttgttttactCTCATCTACATATTGGATCACAATTTAAGTATGCTAAGTTTCAATACAAACTTCACAAACAAACCCAGCAGCAGAGCTACTTACCACATTCTGACGGTGTCGCGTGCAATATGGCCTATTACAATGGTTGCATTTGGGAAGCTGAAGCCAACAACTTGTGCACAAGATACCCGCACATACAGCCTCCTCTGTTTCATCACCATCTACGCATCCCCCACATTCTTCGCACCTTGGCACGCAGCCACTGCAACCTCGGCACTCTGCCCCAGAGTTCTGCTCTTGCTTTATCTTGCATCTCTCCCTTGAGCAATCATAAACTTTCCCTATCTCCTGGCATTTTGGGCACATTTCTACATCAATCATTGCCATGTATTCGTTCCTCAACAACTTCCATGCCTCAATGTACTTGTGGTACAGACGACgttgttgctgttgttgttgctgctgctgcgaTCCGTTTTTGAGAAGATGGTACTTGAGGACTTCAAGGTGTTCATTCTCTATGTTGTAAATGCCACCAATCATTAGGCTATTCAAATTGTGAGAATGTTGTGATAGAGTCTCCACTGCCCGAATCACTCCCTCAGGAGTCAAACTCGTGCAACCAGGTACATAAAGCTGaatcaaaaaggaaaatactTGAGATGTTCTGTTTTAAGGTTGTAATTTGATGCACCCCACAACAGTATTGATATTGTCTAATTTGAACCTAAACTTTcatagttttgctttgggtttctccaaaaggtctcgtataACATGGTACTAGagtcataccctaaacttagtcatgtcaatagaatactcaaatgtcgaacaaagaattgtgagcatTGAATGTGTAGTCAGTACTTAAGGATAAATCATAAGTCAGGTGCGAAGCAAacaaagtgactaaagtgttgaacaaagaattgtgagcatcgaagatgtagtcaaaagtAACTAAAGTGTTGAACATAGGTGTACATTGTTcaaggactccagagaaggagtccaACCCCGATTAaagagaggttgttcgagggctgcATAGGATTCAAGGGAGGTTctatgatgtactttgttcgagaggggATTATTGAGAGTCACAGGGAGGAATACATCTCTCAAATTTGGAGAAATTATTCATTAGATTAAGCAATCAACACAAGCATTCAAAGGAAGATGTAAATACCTTGGTGAGAAGGGGATTGTTCTCAACGACTTCGTGAAGTGCAGAATCTGAAATCTTGAAGCAGTTGATCAAAGCCAAGGTTCGAAGGCGGCCATCGGCCTTTCGGGCGATTCGCTCCAGAATGTAATCGTTTAGCCGGGAGCTCAAGGGGCGATCGACAGCGAGGTGAAGCCACGGCAACACATCGTGTTCCACTGCGTCTCTTAGCGATACGCAGACTGCGCCCATGGAAAGAATCTCAAATAGAGGAAGATAACTCAGTACAAGAAATAAGGCCTCGTGCGGTGGCCCTGCCGCGATTCGAACGCCGGGAGATGAACTGCCGCAGACGGCCACCTGATTTGGGAATTTCTTGTTCTCAGACATGTCAGTGAGCTCTTCGCCTTCCTTCTCTTCCGGCAGGTCAGGGAAATACCCAATTTCTTAGCTTCGAATGAAGGGCGAGGAAGATTCTGGTCTGCTTATCTCAGAACGTCAATGAGTTGCAGTAATGAAATGAGAGTAGAGAAAGAGAGTCAATTTATCCATTTATCAACGGTGGTGTTTTGTCTGAGTGGTCAACTAACTTAATGAACacctattttttaatatttcaaactaattttgaactattataaatattaaacattcttaatttttataataattttgatattgatAGGACTGGATTGTAACGCTATTTCAAGTTGGTCGAGTTAACCCGAcaagaaaaaatatcaactACGAATTAACTcgaatttttagatttttcaaaaatccaactcaaaccataattttaacccaacccaCCTTTTATGATTTGACTTGAGTAGTCTATATTGGTCGGGTTCTTAGATCATTTGAATATccttgaataaaaatattagacttGAAATGGTAAGGAAGGAACCAAAGAGAGTCGCAATCTTTTAGGTGACCCTAATATAGTGTTCATgtctaattttcatttgaaggTTTTAAGATTGNCCCACCTTTTATGATTTGACTTGAGTAGTCTATATTAGTCAGGTTCTTGGATCATTTGAATATCCTTgtgtaaaaatattagacttGAAATGGTAAGGAAGGAGTCGCAATCTTTTAGGTGACCCTAATATAGTGTTCATgtctaattttcatttgaaggTTAAGATGGTAACATCACAAATCCTGCAcacaacaaaatttcataaccAACGAGTAAAATTAATGCACAACTCACATCACAGAAGAACCTGCACAATCTGTTTCTTGAACGAGGAACCCAATGATACAAcccaaaaagaataataagaTCGAAGCTGGTTGTTCTTGCTGTTCCATCCTCGTTCAGAATTCAGAAACTCAATCTTTCAAAGATTTTCCACGAGACAGAGGCTCCACTGCCGTTTTGAAGAGAAGGATGTAAACTTTATCGATTGAAAAATACAAGAACCCACCCAGAGAATGTGTTACATACGACCCAAAGCTAGTTCCCACGATGCAATGCCATGCTGGACCATAGGACGAATCAAATTCCTGCAAAACCCATATAACCTTCATTAACATCAAACTTAAGGCAACAATAAACCTTCCAAATATGCTCTCATCCACCGGGAaggttgaggattgttgggagggagtcccacgttggctaatctaagtaaggaatactatttccattcgtatgaggccttttgaaaAAGCCTAAAGTANaaaaaaaaaaaaaaaaaaaaaaaaaaaaaaaaaaaaaaaaaaaaaaaaaaaaaaaaaaaaaaaaaaaaaaaaaaaaaaaaaaaaatgcctcAACTTAGAACGAGGATGGTTTCAGActtgtaaataattatttttgttgtaatgAATATAGGCTCTAGCCAAGCCACTGTAATGATTATGTTTTTCGTGAGATTTGTTTTCCTCAAGAATGGTAAGAGAGCTTTGAATATTTCACAACAAAGATTTCAAACATGATCTTTGCATATCATtacaattaaacaaaaaacacaTGGCACAGGGACATAACTACATGTGAAGTAGAAAATGGCAAATTCAGGGGAAAATTCAACGGCATAAGAGAAGAATA
This window encodes:
- the LOC111809339 gene encoding F-box protein SKIP28-like; its protein translation is MSENKKFPNQVAVCGSSSPGVRIAAGPPHEALFLVLSYLPLFEILSMGAVCVSLRDAVEHDVLPWLHLAVDRPLSSRLNDYILERIARKADGRLRTLALINCFKISDSALHEVVENNPLLTKLYVPGCTSLTPEGVIRAVETLSQHSHNLNSLMIGGIYNIENEHLEVLKYHLLKNGSQQQQQQQQQRRLYHKYIEAWKLLRNEYMAMIDVEMCPKCQEIGKVYDCSRERCKIKQEQNSGAECRGCSGCVPRCEECGGCVDGDETEEAVCAGILCTSCWLQLPKCNHCNRPYCTRHRQNVVSSSAAGFVCEVCIET